One Methylocaldum marinum DNA window includes the following coding sequences:
- a CDS encoding arginyltransferase — protein MKSIPLYISYEHDCDYLPGRRAQMAYVSPREALDVDIYSWLATRGFRRSGDMIYRPHCPSCSACIPVRIPAARFRPDRSQRRIQRMNTDLEVGLKPARFDEAHYRLFMRYLNARHADGHMAESSSEDYIRFLACAWAETGFYEFKLGDRLLAVAVTDFLADGLSAVYTFFDPDFRARSLGSYAIMWQVAETRRRGLDWLYLGFWISGCRKMSYKNVFRPLQALVDEDWVLFEKGENIVLET, from the coding sequence ATGAAGTCGATACCGCTTTACATCAGCTACGAGCACGATTGTGATTACCTGCCGGGAAGGCGGGCACAGATGGCTTATGTCTCGCCGCGTGAGGCCTTGGACGTCGACATTTATTCCTGGCTCGCAACCCGAGGCTTCCGTCGGAGCGGTGATATGATTTACCGCCCGCACTGTCCGAGTTGCTCGGCTTGCATACCGGTGAGGATACCGGCGGCGCGGTTCCGGCCGGATCGCAGTCAGCGTCGGATTCAGCGAATGAACACCGATCTGGAAGTCGGATTGAAACCGGCTCGATTCGACGAGGCGCACTATCGATTGTTCATGCGTTATCTCAATGCGCGGCATGCCGACGGTCATATGGCCGAGTCCTCGTCGGAGGACTACATCCGTTTTCTCGCGTGTGCCTGGGCAGAGACCGGTTTTTACGAATTCAAACTCGGAGATCGGTTGCTTGCGGTAGCCGTTACCGACTTCTTGGCCGACGGTCTGTCGGCCGTCTATACGTTCTTCGATCCCGATTTCCGCGCACGCAGCCTGGGTAGCTATGCCATCATGTGGCAAGTAGCCGAGACCAGGCGACGCGGACTGGACTGGCTTTATCTCGGATTTTGGATTTCGGGCTGCCGGAAAATGAGCTACAAGAACGTGTTCCGTCCCCTCCAGGCTTTGGTTGACGAAGATTGGGTGCTGTTTGAAAAAGGCGAGAATATCGTGCTTGAAACTTAA
- the infA gene encoding translation initiation factor IF-1, whose amino-acid sequence MSKEDHIEMEGKVIETLPNTTFRVQLDNGHIITAHISGKMRKHYIRILTGDRVKVEMTPYDLTKGRITFRQR is encoded by the coding sequence ATGTCGAAAGAAGATCACATCGAAATGGAAGGTAAAGTGATTGAAACTTTACCTAATACGACTTTTCGCGTCCAATTGGATAACGGCCATATAATTACGGCGCATATTTCCGGAAAAATGCGCAAGCATTACATCCGTATTCTGACGGGTGACCGCGTGAAAGTGGAAATGACGCCTTACGACTTAACCAAAGGCCGAATTACATTTCGTCAGCGCTAG
- the clpA gene encoding ATP-dependent Clp protease ATP-binding subunit ClpA: protein MLSKELEYSLNVAFRSAYEKRHEFITVEHLLLAMLDNSIAVEVLRACGANIDQLRKELTEFLDETTPLIPPGVKRETQPTLGFQRVLQRAAFHVQSSGKKEVTGANILVAIFSEQDSQAVYLLNKQDVTRLDVVNYISHGISKVREDSDANPKSSTSSETDEGEGAAANPLEKFASNLNELAKHGKIDPLIGRKGEIERTIQVLCRRRKNNPLLVGEAGVGKTAIAEGLAKKIVDKEVPEVLSESTIYALDLGSLVAGTKYRGDFEKRLKALLAQLKKEPKSILFIDEIHTIIGAGSASGGVMDASNLIKPVLASGELRCIGSTTYQEYRGIFEKDRALARRFQKIDIHEPSVDETYHILRGLKSRFEKHHDVKYSLAALRTAAELSDRYITDRHLPDKAIDVIDEAGASQRLLPVSRRKKLIGTLEIEDIISKIARIPAKTVSTNDKDKLRDLEKNLKMLVFGQDEAISTLASAIKLSRAGLREVQKPIGCFLFAGPTGVGKTEVTRQLAKVLGIELIRFDMSEYMERHTVSRLIGAPPGYVGFDQGGLLTEEVNKHPHAVLLLDEIEKAHTDVFNLLLQVMDHGTLTDNNGRKADFRNIILVMTTNAGASEGGRPSIGFTRQDHTTDSMKVIERMFSPEFRNRLDAVIQFKPLNLDIIGQVVDKFMFELESQLAEKRVSVVLEPDAREWLAEHGFDPTMGARPMSRVIQENIKKPLAEEILFGKLSEGGIVRISVEDGQLAFTIESVHEAAPA from the coding sequence TTCATTAAATGTTGCGTTTCGGTCGGCCTACGAAAAAAGGCACGAGTTCATCACCGTCGAGCATCTCTTGCTCGCGATGCTCGACAACTCGATAGCCGTCGAAGTGCTTCGAGCCTGCGGCGCGAACATCGATCAGTTGAGAAAAGAACTGACCGAATTCCTGGACGAAACGACTCCTCTCATTCCTCCGGGCGTAAAGCGCGAGACTCAGCCAACACTGGGCTTTCAGAGAGTCCTTCAGCGGGCGGCGTTTCACGTCCAGTCCTCGGGCAAGAAGGAGGTCACCGGCGCCAACATCCTGGTCGCTATATTCAGCGAGCAGGACTCCCAGGCCGTTTACCTCCTCAACAAGCAGGATGTCACCCGCCTGGACGTCGTCAATTACATTTCCCACGGGATTTCGAAAGTTCGCGAGGATTCCGATGCGAACCCGAAAAGCAGCACGTCGTCGGAAACCGACGAAGGCGAAGGTGCGGCTGCCAACCCGTTGGAAAAATTCGCCTCCAACCTCAACGAGTTGGCAAAGCACGGGAAGATCGACCCGCTGATCGGGCGCAAGGGCGAAATCGAGCGCACCATCCAGGTTCTGTGCCGGCGCCGCAAGAATAATCCGTTGTTGGTCGGCGAAGCCGGCGTCGGTAAGACCGCCATCGCCGAGGGCCTCGCCAAGAAGATCGTCGATAAGGAGGTTCCGGAGGTCCTGTCGGAAAGCACGATTTATGCGCTGGATCTGGGATCATTGGTTGCCGGCACCAAATATCGCGGCGATTTCGAAAAACGCCTCAAGGCATTGCTCGCGCAGCTCAAGAAGGAGCCGAAATCGATTCTGTTCATCGACGAGATCCACACCATCATCGGAGCCGGTTCCGCGTCGGGCGGCGTGATGGACGCCTCGAATCTGATCAAGCCGGTATTGGCGTCGGGTGAACTGCGCTGCATAGGGTCCACCACCTACCAGGAATATCGGGGCATTTTCGAAAAAGACCGAGCCTTGGCGCGCCGTTTTCAGAAAATCGACATTCACGAACCCTCGGTCGACGAAACCTATCACATTCTGCGTGGACTCAAATCCCGATTCGAGAAACACCACGACGTGAAATATTCGTTGGCAGCCCTTCGTACCGCTGCGGAGTTGTCCGATCGCTACATTACCGACCGGCACCTACCGGACAAGGCGATAGATGTAATCGATGAAGCGGGGGCCAGCCAGCGGCTATTGCCGGTTTCGCGGCGCAAGAAACTGATCGGAACTCTGGAAATCGAGGATATCATCTCGAAAATCGCGCGGATTCCTGCGAAAACCGTTTCCACCAATGACAAGGATAAGCTGCGCGATCTCGAAAAGAACCTGAAGATGCTCGTATTCGGCCAAGATGAAGCCATTTCGACCCTGGCCTCTGCGATCAAACTGTCACGGGCGGGGCTCCGTGAGGTACAGAAGCCTATCGGCTGCTTTTTGTTCGCCGGCCCCACCGGGGTCGGAAAAACCGAGGTCACCCGCCAGTTGGCGAAGGTGCTGGGAATCGAGCTTATCCGCTTCGATATGTCCGAGTACATGGAGCGGCACACCGTATCCCGCCTGATCGGGGCCCCGCCCGGTTATGTCGGTTTTGATCAGGGCGGCCTGTTGACCGAGGAAGTCAACAAGCACCCGCACGCTGTTCTGCTTCTCGACGAAATCGAGAAAGCCCATACCGATGTGTTCAATTTGCTGCTGCAGGTCATGGATCACGGCACATTGACGGATAATAACGGACGCAAGGCCGATTTCCGGAATATCATTCTGGTCATGACGACGAACGCCGGGGCATCCGAAGGCGGCAGACCATCAATCGGCTTTACCCGTCAGGACCACACCACCGACAGCATGAAAGTCATCGAGCGGATGTTTTCGCCAGAATTTCGCAACCGACTGGATGCCGTAATCCAGTTCAAACCGCTCAACCTCGACATCATCGGCCAGGTGGTCGACAAGTTCATGTTCGAACTTGAGTCGCAACTGGCGGAGAAGCGAGTATCGGTCGTTCTGGAACCCGATGCGCGGGAGTGGTTGGCCGAACACGGCTTCGACCCCACCATGGGCGCGAGACCTATGTCTCGGGTAATTCAGGAAAATATCAAAAAGCCCTTGGCCGAGGAAATCCTATTCGGCAAGTTAAGCGAAGGCGGAATTGTGAGAATCAGCGTGGAGGATGGCCAACTGGCGTTTACCATCGAAAGCGTACACGAAGCGGCACCAGCCTGA